Proteins from a genomic interval of Phocoena phocoena chromosome 20, mPhoPho1.1, whole genome shotgun sequence:
- the LOC136140259 gene encoding zinc finger protein 345-like gives MLENYSNLVSLGFSISKPDVLSLLEQGKDPWKVVRDVTRGLSPDWESRCETKKLSSKREIYELEASQWEIVEQLTSRKWDCKSFQDDKECRDQFESHLGNKEGLFRQLVVYEEMPNLSQTTSLTLQQRIHSSEKFYECKACRKYFILGFQQTEHQKNHEKFYECKECGKAFIWDSQLTYHQRVHVAKKPYECKECRKAFICASQLICHQRIHTGEKPYECKECGKAFIRSSHLTQHQIIHTGERPYECNACGKAFFRGSQLTYHQRVHTAEKPYQCKECGKAFIRGSQLTEHQRIHTGEKPYECKKCGKAFSYGSQLTLHYRLHTGEKPYKCKDCEMSFIRGSQLTEHQRIHTGKKPHECKQCGKAFNYGSQLIRHQRIHTGEKPYECQECGKSFIRGSQLTEHQKIHTGEKPFECKECRKAFIRGSHLTQHQRIHTGEKPYECKECGKAFIYGSQLSQHQKIHTGENPYECKQKPYECKECGKTFIRSSQLTYHQRVHTGEKPYECNECGKAFIRGSHLTQHQRIHTGEKPYKCNECGKAFNRGSQLTQHQRIHSGEKPYKCNACGKDFRRHSHLTQHQKLHNGEKLYEKINLVNPLPVCL, from the exons ATGTTGGAGAACTATAGCAACCTGGTCTCACTGG GATTTTCCATTTCTAAGCCAGATGTGCTCTCCTTATTGGAGCAAGGGAAGGACCCTTGGAAGGTTGTACGGGATGTGACAAGAGGTCTGAGCCCAG ACTGGGAATCCAGGTGTGAAACCAAGAAGCTgtcatcaaaaagagaaatttatgaaCTAGAAGCATCTCAATGGGAGATAGTAGAACAACTTACAAGCCGTAAGTGGGACTGCAAAAGTTTTCAAGATGATAAGGAATGCAGAGACCAGTTTGAAAGCCAtttaggaaataaagagggactTTTTAGGCAACTAGTAGTCTATGAAGAAATGCCTAATTTAAGTCAAACCACATCCCTTACATTACAACAGAGAATTCATTCTAGTGAGAAATTCTATGAATGTAAAGCgtgcagaaaatattttatccttGGCTTTCAACAGACTGAACAtcagaaaaatcatgaaaaattctatgaatgtaaagaatgtggaaAGGCCTTTATTTGGGACTCACAGCTTACTTACCATCAGAGAGTTCATGTTGCtaagaaaccctatgaatgtaaggaatgtagAAAAGCTTTTATCTGTGCCTCACAACTTATTTGTCATcaaagaattcatactggagagaaaccttatgaatgtaaagagtgtgggaaggcctttaTTCGTAGCTCTCATCTTACTCAGCATCAAATAATTCATACTGGTGAAAGACCCTATGAATGTAATGCATGTGGGAAGGCCTTTTTTCGTGGCTCACAACTTACTTACCATCAGAGAGTTCATACTGCAGAGAAACCCTAtcaatgtaaggaatgtggaaaggCCTTTATTCGTGGCTCTCAACTTACtgaacatcagagaattcatactggtgagaaaccctatgaatgtaagaaatgtgggaaagcctttagtTATGGTTCACAGCTTACTCTACATTATAGACTCCATACTGGTGAAAAGCCTTATAAATGTAAAGATTGTGAGATGTCCTTTATTCGTGGCTCACAACTTACTGAACATCAGAGGATCCATACAGGTAAGAAACCACACGAATGTAAGCAGTGTGGAAAGGCCTTTAACTATGGCTCACAGCTTATTCGACATCAGAGGATTCATACTGGCGAGAAACCATATGAATGTCAAGAATGTGGGAAATCATTTATTCGTGGCTCACAACTTACTGAACATCAAAAAATTCACACTGGTGAAAAACCCtttgaatgtaaggaatgtagGAAAGCCTTTATTCGTGGCTCACATCTTACTcagcatcagagaattcatactggtgaaaagccctatgaatgtaaagaatgtggaaAGGCCTTTATTTATGGCTCACAGTTGTCTCAACATCAGAAAATTCATACAGGTGAGAATCCCTATGAATGTAAGCA GAAACcatatgaatgtaaggaatgtggtaAGACTTTTATTCGTAGCTCACAGCTAACTTACCATCAGAGAGTTCATACTGGTGAGAAGCcctatgaatgtaatgaatgtgggaaggcctttatTCGTGGTTCACATCTGACTcagcatcagagaattcatactggtgagaaaccaTACAAATGTAACGAATGTGGAAAGGCCTTTAATCGTGGATCACAACTTActcaacatcagagaattcattctGGCGAGAAGCCTTATAAATGTAATGCATGTGGTAAGGACTTTAGACGTCATTCACACCTTACTCAACATCAGAAACTTCATAATGGAGAAAAACtgtatgaaaaaattaatttagtaaaTCCTTTACCTGTTTGCCTATGA